From Pusillibacter faecalis, one genomic window encodes:
- a CDS encoding AAA family ATPase: protein MDSILYVYDTTKLSDLRKRLNDYKFYSIAYCFNKSDTLDNLYTMDLEQFEKSVIDLTNLVRDNNINKIFSERYILALCCSVEEIQFCINCDLIEKFAEQFPYLFDDEHIDYEFQKNTEREISEPESLSANIANALILNTYTNTEKIKECYKTGEIISLSNLIDECEGISFRYNIDNIRKTLESQNIKYVDISSVIRMFRLRQDLIFPFEILIQRILLNGNIQYCIEQSLVADATALFPFWIIEKKPINEEKDENDFIKEPPQIDVGEVSLLSQKICEKLRGHDEFKKDFHKNLLKFFFLNRMGEQKILSIMLCGNSGIGKTQFAKFMSETMFPREPLIKINFGNYSTEGVLNSLIGSPLGYVGSEEGGELINKITTSKTKIILIDEFEKATPSVYNFFYELLEDGIFTDRHGVEHNLNGYIIVFTSNMTQSEYSKKIPDSLKSRFDMVYYFVDLPIEEKQQYIQVTALRLIEKLEKNFGKKVNIQDISLELSELSQYNNLRNIKKAVEDRVFNAFLDIYVDGTIE, encoded by the coding sequence ATGGATTCTATTTTGTATGTATATGACACAACTAAATTAAGCGATTTAAGAAAGCGACTCAACGATTACAAATTTTATAGTATCGCGTATTGTTTTAACAAAAGCGACACTTTAGATAATCTCTATACTATGGATCTCGAACAATTTGAAAAAAGTGTTATTGATCTGACAAATTTAGTTAGAGATAATAATATCAATAAAATTTTTTCTGAACGGTACATTTTGGCATTATGTTGTAGTGTTGAAGAAATCCAATTCTGTATTAATTGTGATTTGATTGAGAAATTCGCAGAACAATTTCCGTATTTATTTGATGATGAGCATATCGATTATGAATTTCAAAAAAACACTGAAAGGGAAATATCAGAACCAGAATCATTGAGTGCAAATATAGCAAACGCTTTAATACTTAATACATATACAAACACTGAAAAGATAAAAGAATGCTATAAAACCGGGGAGATAATTTCACTATCCAATTTAATCGATGAATGTGAGGGAATTTCTTTTCGGTACAATATTGATAATATACGTAAAACACTAGAATCTCAGAATATTAAATATGTTGACATTTCCTCTGTAATAAGAATGTTTAGATTACGACAGGATCTCATTTTCCCATTTGAAATTCTCATTCAACGAATCTTATTAAACGGAAATATTCAATATTGCATAGAACAATCTCTTGTAGCAGACGCAACAGCACTATTTCCTTTTTGGATCATCGAAAAAAAGCCTATTAACGAGGAAAAAGATGAGAATGATTTTATAAAAGAACCTCCGCAAATTGATGTTGGAGAGGTATCCTTACTCTCTCAAAAAATTTGTGAAAAGCTCAGAGGACACGATGAGTTTAAGAAAGATTTCCACAAAAATCTGCTCAAATTCTTTTTCCTTAACAGAATGGGAGAACAGAAAATATTATCAATTATGTTATGTGGAAATTCAGGAATTGGAAAGACGCAATTCGCTAAGTTTATGTCAGAAACAATGTTTCCAAGAGAGCCACTAATAAAAATCAATTTTGGCAATTATTCCACAGAAGGAGTTTTAAATAGTCTAATAGGTTCTCCGCTTGGGTATGTTGGAAGCGAAGAAGGTGGAGAGCTAATTAACAAGATAACTACATCTAAAACAAAAATTATACTCATTGACGAATTTGAGAAAGCAACTCCAAGTGTCTACAATTTCTTTTATGAATTGTTGGAAGATGGTATATTTACGGATCGACACGGCGTTGAGCACAATCTTAATGGGTACATTATAGTTTTCACCTCAAATATGACCCAAAGCGAATATTCAAAGAAAATTCCAGATTCCTTAAAGTCTAGGTTCGATATGGTTTATTATTTTGTTGATTTGCCTATAGAAGAAAAACAGCAATACATACAAGTTACGGCACTTCGCTTAATTGAAAAGTTGGAAAAGAATTTTGGGAAAAAAGTCAATATTCAAGATATTAGTTTAGAACTATCTGAATTATCTCAATATAACAATCTAAGAAATATCAAAAAAGCAGTTGAGGATAGAGTGTTTAATGCTTTTCTAGATATTTATGTAGATGGAACGATCGAATAA
- a CDS encoding esterase/lipase family protein has product MIRRWVLALLVAVIANWFFLCDAFGPVSWLFNLVLLGEFLYLNLRPIEKGSAPTKRIWYLKSGGELLRIFLISATITVFAQGAWLWHFLAMLTPGESGYGTAVASGIFSVLWAVAAEAILFWNGMLRVYVTSVQLGLKHRILGALCGWIPGVNLWYLTKMIRIVSDEVEFETEKWELDEARAESEVCKTRYPILMVHGVFFRDYRYINYWGRIPRELQRNGATVYYGEQQSAAAVEDSGRELAERIRQIVVETGCEKVNIIAHSKGGLDSRAAIAHQGAAPYVATLTTINTPHRGCIFAEYLLGKVPEPTRQRIAAAYNATLKKLGDENPDFLAAVTDLTESACLRRNESTPDDPDVVYESVMSYCKRAAHGKFPLNMTYPIVKHFDGLNDGLVSVESARWGGHFTLLEPQGKRGISHGDMVDLNRENIRGFDVREFYVGLVAALRERGY; this is encoded by the coding sequence ATGATAAGGCGGTGGGTTCTCGCACTCCTGGTGGCCGTCATCGCCAATTGGTTTTTCCTGTGTGATGCGTTTGGACCGGTGAGCTGGCTTTTCAATCTGGTCCTTTTGGGAGAATTTCTCTACCTCAATCTGCGGCCTATTGAAAAAGGAAGTGCGCCCACAAAGCGCATCTGGTATTTAAAAAGCGGCGGCGAACTGTTGCGAATATTTTTGATTTCCGCTACCATTACGGTTTTCGCTCAGGGAGCATGGCTGTGGCACTTTCTTGCCATGCTGACTCCGGGAGAAAGCGGCTATGGTACGGCTGTGGCAAGCGGTATTTTCAGTGTTCTCTGGGCTGTGGCGGCGGAGGCGATTCTCTTTTGGAACGGGATGCTTCGAGTTTACGTTACCTCTGTTCAGCTGGGTCTCAAGCACCGGATTCTGGGGGCGCTGTGCGGCTGGATTCCCGGTGTCAATCTCTGGTATCTCACCAAGATGATCCGCATAGTCTCCGACGAGGTGGAATTTGAGACGGAGAAGTGGGAACTGGATGAGGCCCGGGCGGAAAGTGAGGTCTGCAAAACCAGGTATCCCATTTTGATGGTTCATGGGGTATTCTTCCGGGACTATCGCTATATCAATTACTGGGGCCGGATTCCAAGGGAGCTCCAGCGCAACGGCGCCACGGTTTACTACGGCGAGCAGCAGTCTGCGGCGGCGGTAGAGGATTCCGGCCGGGAGCTTGCGGAGCGCATCCGGCAAATTGTGGTGGAAACCGGCTGCGAGAAGGTGAACATCATCGCCCACTCCAAAGGTGGGCTGGACAGCCGCGCCGCCATTGCCCACCAGGGCGCAGCTCCGTATGTAGCTACGCTGACTACCATCAATACACCTCATCGGGGCTGTATCTTTGCGGAGTATCTGCTGGGAAAGGTGCCGGAGCCGACCCGCCAGCGGATTGCCGCAGCTTATAATGCCACTCTGAAAAAGCTGGGGGACGAGAATCCTGATTTCCTGGCAGCAGTAACAGACCTGACAGAAAGCGCGTGCCTCCGCCGGAACGAGAGTACACCTGATGACCCTGATGTGGTGTACGAAAGCGTAATGTCCTACTGTAAGCGGGCAGCCCATGGAAAATTCCCACTGAATATGACCTATCCCATTGTGAAGCACTTTGACGGCCTCAACGACGGATTGGTGTCCGTGGAGTCCGCCAGGTGGGGAGGGCACTTCACCCTGCTGGAGCCTCAGGGGAAGCGTGGGATCTCCCACGGGGATATGGTGGACCTGAACCGGGAAAACATCCGAGGCTTTGATGTGCGGGAGTTCTACGTAGGACTGGTGGCTGCGCTGCGGGAGCGGGGCTATTAA
- a CDS encoding 4Fe-4S binding protein, which translates to MEITKVWALYYSATGTTDKAVNTIAEELAAQLTLPIERLSFTRPAERTGTHLFTAEDLVVAGSPTYAGRLPNKIAPDFRSGLRGEGTPAVPVVLFGNRSYDNALAELWSVLMNNGFHPVAAGAFVGRHAFTDKLGEGRPDWDDKRQMRQFAAQIAGKLRSGRGETVAVPGVPDAPYYIPKGVDGEPVKFLQAKPRTDPGKCTNCGACARLCPMGAIDPRDVFRVPGTCIKCQCCVRKCTRHAKYFDDPAFLSHVAMLEQNFAEPKENEVFL; encoded by the coding sequence ATGGAAATCACAAAGGTTTGGGCGTTGTACTACAGCGCCACCGGCACCACGGACAAAGCGGTGAACACCATTGCAGAAGAGTTGGCTGCACAGCTGACATTACCGATAGAGCGGCTAAGCTTTACCAGGCCTGCAGAGCGGACTGGGACGCATCTCTTCACGGCAGAGGACCTGGTGGTGGCGGGTTCGCCTACCTACGCGGGCCGGCTTCCCAACAAGATCGCACCAGATTTCCGGAGCGGTCTTCGGGGGGAGGGCACTCCTGCAGTACCCGTGGTGCTCTTTGGAAACCGCAGCTATGACAACGCCCTGGCGGAGCTTTGGTCAGTCCTTATGAATAACGGCTTCCATCCGGTGGCGGCGGGAGCTTTTGTGGGGCGACATGCCTTTACAGACAAGTTGGGAGAAGGCCGTCCCGACTGGGATGACAAACGGCAGATGCGGCAGTTCGCTGCGCAGATCGCCGGCAAGCTCCGGAGCGGACGGGGGGAGACCGTGGCGGTGCCGGGCGTGCCGGATGCGCCCTATTACATCCCGAAGGGGGTGGACGGCGAGCCGGTGAAATTTCTACAGGCCAAACCCCGGACAGACCCGGGAAAGTGTACGAACTGCGGGGCCTGTGCCCGATTGTGTCCTATGGGGGCGATTGATCCACGGGACGTGTTCCGCGTCCCCGGCACCTGTATCAAGTGCCAGTGCTGCGTCCGCAAATGTACACGGCACGCCAAGTATTTTGATGATCCAGCATTCTTGTCCCATGTGGCCATGCTGGAGCAGAATTTTGCAGAGCCCAAGGAGAACGAGGTGTTCCTATGA